The following are encoded together in the Equus quagga isolate Etosha38 chromosome 1, UCLA_HA_Equagga_1.0, whole genome shotgun sequence genome:
- the LOC124237079 gene encoding killer cell lectin-like receptor subfamily E member 1: MMNEEPIIYTTLYKDSQQKHTPKNNIEHKFSSHELPLTKEELRHQKPYKKWHKKTAEDVNGQVLSRDSSPHPWRLISMVLGITCLLLMAIAVAVAVFTANSSPKQSSLTIQQKGPHCHSCPKNWVWFRCGCYYFSKERLTWRESQRACSSLNSSLIKINREEMHFFSLKSFFWIGVYHNGISKHWLWENDSILSSDMFSPPTPQKEQLCLSYKSRDTYLGEKCELKQTYICKNPLIYSINSLER; encoded by the exons ATGATGAATGAGGAACCTATAATTTATACTACACTATACAAAGATTCTCAGCAGAAGCACACACCAAAAAATAATATCGAGCATAAATTTAGTTCACATGAATTGCCGTTAACCAAGGAGGAGCTGAGACACCAGAAACCTTATAAAAAATGGCACAAGAAGACAGCAGAAGATGTCAATGGCCAAG TTCTTTCAAGAGATTCCTCACCTCACCCGTGGAGGCTTATTTCTATGGTCCTGGGCATCACGTGCCTTCTCCTGATGGCCATAGCTGTTGCAGTGGCTGTCTTTACTGCAAACT CATCTCCTAAACAATCATCTCTCACAATCCAGCAAAAAG GACCTCATTGTCATTCTTGTCCAAAGAATTGGGTTTGGTTCAGATGCGGCTGTTACTACTTCTCCAAGGAGAGGTTAACATGGAGAGAGAGTCAACGTGCCTGCTCATCTCTAAATTCCAGTCTCATAAAGATAAACAGGGAGGAGATG catttcttctctttaaaatctttcttttggaTTGGAGTCTACCATAATGGAATTAGCAAGCACTGGCTATGGGAAAATGATTCGATTCTGTCCTCTGATAT gttTTCTCCTCCTACACCTCAAAAAGAACAGCTCTGTCTATCTTACAAATCAAGAGATACTTACTTAGGTGAAAAGTGCGAACTTAAACAAACCTACATTTGTAAGAATCCtcttatttattctataaattcaCTGGAAAGATGA